One Lutzomyia longipalpis isolate SR_M1_2022 chromosome 4, ASM2433408v1 DNA segment encodes these proteins:
- the LOC129796529 gene encoding uncharacterized protein LOC129796529 isoform X3 — translation MAPSAGKSVPGTQPLKRSVSQDMSSEILIGWPPNNGLKDNQRPPVYNPEDYVQSLKKYSRRPNGGASRSIYDNSEDKPNDTIRSNTLPASALRKGEYKSPIPTSETDSEMTLRQFGSITDLLTKLRADLRAAFPSFVQEFVNNPLDGVSLLLDVLRAIQLSQTSTASGTVSTPTSPVQRNTQTYQRRALLDELACLQCISLCCARTQEAGMRLGTSPIGLLPLAAAATGQGIRSRILALQLLTTSCDRLNSGTMGHCAVSEALATLRLRCGEPVRFRLLVGMLNSGGGSGELQTVGLNFLNTFLESSDGTQERVYIQAELHQAGLDPVGMIRNQGQSSPWLEKLRLEVRRWEDGYIDVEKLQRQAREAEKMRSQVVILERRVQIIQEEKTVLTSMERRLQERCAELQREVLRHQNAQNSSGSSGSSLVQITSQGEFLPETSILSHTSKSKSYIFADNKRPVALPRQVPPTSPKTQAEGSSEHEDEGISSSETGQSMSPEPPRILPTSEAKQTQSCRSEDEDAGTTIEDVIEELQNIVSDAERDMRRGGTKECEIVPVNLLPQPPRKSRSLAHLIANPSDAEESDYLTQPPNDGKVTPYCEEEDENASRGSPFRNGTRSGFDTSTNRAILNVIMDAREQEEEIHLRRQRQPPPQHFNGVFFMGDMSSKFPKVTPIVGKSKSMDRMQSYGLDSMVDIVVPPEQQKTRPPIACSLHAPTGFKIKTGHVNAGLYSGSHLVRENMRAHSNQGSRLTDLPSGLY, via the exons ATGGCGCCTAGCGCCGGGAAGAGTGTCCCTGGCACTCAACCTCTCAAGAGATCTGTATCACAGGATATGTCTTCGGAGATTTTAATTGGATGGCCACCTAATAATGGATTAAAG GATAATCAGAGACCACCAGTTTACAATCCCGAGGACTACGTTCAATCACTCAAGAAGTACAGTCGTCGTCCCAATGGTGGGGCTTCGAGATCAATTTATGACAATTCCGAGGATAAACCCAATGATACTATACGATCTAATACATTGCCAGCATCAGCCTTGCGAAAAGGAGAGTACAAAAGCCCTATTCCCACATCAGAAACAGATAGTGAGATGACATTAAGGCAATTTGGCTCTATTACGGATCTTCTAACAAAATTACGAGCTGATCTAAGGGCAGCTTTTCCCAG TTTCGTGCAAGAATTCGTAAATAATCCTTTAGATGGAGTCAGTCTTCTACTTGATGTTTTAAGAGCCATTCAACTTAGCCAAACAAGTACTGCAAGTGGTACTGTCTCAACACCAACTTCTCCAGTACAGAGAAATACCCAGACTTATCAAAGAAGAGCACTACTGGATGAACTGGCTTGTCT tCAATGCATTAGCCTTTGTTGTGCACGAACTCAAGAAGCAGGTATGCGTTTGGGAACATCACCTATTGGTCTTCTTCCATTAGCTGCTGCGGCTACAGGTCAAGGTATCCGATCACGCATACTAGCCCTACAACTTCTAACAACATCATGCGATCGTCTTAATTCCGGTACAATGGGTCATTGTGCGGTATCTGAGGCTCTTGCAACATTAAGGCTTCGCTGTGGCGAACCTGTACGCTTCAGATTACTCGTTGGAATGCTAAATAGCGGCGGAGGAAGCGGAGAACTCCAAACGGTTGGGCTGAATTTCCTAAATACCTTCCTGGAAAGTAGCGACGGGACGCAGGAGCGAGTTTACATACAAGCAGAACTCCATCAAGCTGGACTAGATCCCGTTGGTATGATTAGAAATCAAGGACAATCATCGCCATGGTTAGAGAAGCTCCGTCTTGAG GTAAGACGATGGGAAGATGGATACATAGACGTTGAAAAACTTCAGCGACAAGCTAGAGAGGCTGAAAAGATGCGCAGTCAAGTGGTGATACTTGAACGACGAGTACAGATTATTCAAGAAGAGAAAACTGTCCTCACATCTATGGAAAGGCGCCTCCAAGAACGCTGTGCTGAGCTCCAGCGTGAAGTATTGCGGCATCAGAATGCTCAGAATAGTTCTGGCAGTTCCGGGAGTTCACTTGTTCAAATAACATCACAAGGTGAATTTTTACCAGAAACATCAATACTCTCCCATACTTCCAAATCTAAATCATATATTTTTGCAGACAACAAACGCCCTGTTGCTTTACCAAGACAAGTTCCACCAACCTCACCTAAAACCCAAGCAGAAGGTTCATCGGAGCACGAAGATGAAGGGATAAGCAGTTCAGAGACAGGACAGTCAATGAGCCCTGAGCCACCACGTATCCTTCCAACCAGTGAAGCCAAACAAACACAAAGTTGTCGATCAGAGGATGAAGATGCAGGAACAACAATTGAGGATGTAATTGAAGAATTGCAGAATATCGTAAGTGATGCTGAACGCGATATGCGACGTGGAGGGACCAAAGAGTGTGAAATAGTTCCGGTAAACCTCCTGCCGCAGCCTCCGCGGAAGTCACGATCTCTGGCACATCTCATAGCCAACCCCAGTGATGCTGAAGAAAGTGACTACTTAACCCAACCGCCGAATGATGGTAAAGTAACGCCGTACTGCGAAGAGGAAGATGAAAATGCCAGTCGAGGATCTCCGTTCCGCAATGGGACAAGATCGGGTTTCGATACCAGCACAAATAGAGCTATTTTGAATGTCATAATGGACGCAAGGGAGCAAGAGGAAGAGATTCATCTACGTCGTCAGAGACAACCACCACCGCAACATTTTAACGGGGTATTTTTCATGGGCGATATGAGTTCCAAGTTTCCTAAAGTCACTCCAATTGTTGGAAAATCCAAGAGTATGGATCGAATGCAATCGTACGGATTAGACTCAATGGTGGACATTGTAGTACCACCGGAACAGCAGAAAACTCGTCCACCAATCGCTTGTAGCCTCCATGCTCCGACGggtttcaaaataaaaactgGTCACGTTAATGCTGGACTCTACTCTGGATCCCACCTTGTACGTGAAAATATGCGTGCACACTCCAATCAAGGCTCACGCCTAACGGACCTTCCTTCGGGTCTCTACTGA
- the LOC129796531 gene encoding uncharacterized protein LOC129796531: MFKGMLCILVVLKCCSGQQSASPIAFEATPSDLMQFQQYCSKFDIETGTLVAHRRKIPNLFYKLNSKCYRRLLAHRFLWVDETYAEKFKNSQIHILERTTEDSMLNLANTIDRNVRENRAYILVELIPRTISRVIEIRKNKVWKRQTLKTPMQYVAEKKTHTTIIRNEKVICLNFQGYYQIKTKGKINIEDFGNSLCYKVYENVVVPKDILKVGAPLRQVQAQRQIIIYEADVELMVQTSEKEMGLLKLPVMIKEETIAIKTLTII; the protein is encoded by the exons atgtttaaaggAATGTTGTGTATTTTGGTTGTTCTGAAATGTTGTTCAGGACAACAAAGTGCATCACCAATTGCTTTCGAGGCAACCCCATCTGACCTCATGCAATTCCAACAATACTGCAGCAAATTTGACATTGAAACAGGAACTTTAGTTGCACATaggagaaaaattccaaatctCTTCTATAAACTTAATTCAAAATGCTATCGCCGCTTATTAGCTCATCGCTTCTTATGGGTCGACGAAACATACgcggaaaaattcaaaaattcccaaatacACATCCTCGAACGGACAACTGAAGACAGTATGCTAAATCTGGCAAATACAATTGATAGGAATGTCAGAGAAAATAGAGCGTACATTTTGGTGGAATTAATTCCAAGAACTATCAGCAGAGTtattgaaataagaaaaaataaagtatgGAAACGGCAGACCCTAAAGACACCTATGC agtacgttgcagaaaaaaagacacacactacaataatacgaaatgaaaaggTGATCTGCCTCAACTTCCAAGGGTACTACCAAATCAAGACCAAAGGAAAGATAAATATTGAAGATTTTGGAAATTCTCTGTGCTACAAAGTTTACGAAAACGTGGTTGTTCCAAAGGATATCCTAAAAGTTGGGGCTCCGTTGAGACAAGTACAAGCACAGAGACAGATAATTATTTATGAAGCGGATGTAGAGCTGATGGTTCAAACGAGTGAAAAAGAGATGGGTCTTCTCAAACTCCCCGTCatg ATCAAAGAGGAAACTATAGCCATAAAAACACTAACGATCATTTAA
- the LOC129796539 gene encoding elongation of very long chain fatty acids protein 4-like, whose product MEYVHRIVDFIEYLDSLSDSRTRGWFLVDSIYTICLIAFAYLLLVLLGPKIMEKRRPFQLKLPILIYNIAISLVNAHICYELYLRTTLLNFTWFCSPKIQIANDPNVYRLATAIWLYYITKYIEMLDSLFFVLRKKTNQLSFLHVYHHTTMVGYSLLIVKWYPIGISYSPLMFNSGVHVVMYLYYGLSTLGPNVAKYLWWKKYLTMIQMIQFLIGMTIQVVSYATGCGFIPEWLMVVNFMFIGIFFILFGKFYVASYKKGQEDNKKAKLK is encoded by the exons atggaatatgTGCATAGAATTGTGGATTTCATTGAGTACCTTGATAGTCTCTCAG atAGTAGAACACGAGGATGGTTTCTGGTGGATTCCATCTATACAATATGCCTAATTGCATTTGCATATTTGTTGCTTGTACTACTGGGTCCAAAAATTATGGAGAA ACGACGTCCCTTTCAACTAAAACTTCCCATTTTAATATACAACATCGCAATATCTCTCGTAAATGCCCACATTTGTTATGAGCTCTACTTGAGGACAACTTTACTGAATTTTACATGGTTCTGTTCACCAAAAATACAAATTGCAAATGATCCCAACGTCTACAGATTAGCTACCGCCATTTGGTTGTACTACATTACAAAGTACATTGAAATGCTGGATTCTCTTTTCTTTGTGCTGCGAAAAAAGACAAATCAGCTCTCCTTTTTGCACGTGTATCATCATACAACTATGGTTGGGTATAGTTTGCTCATCGTCAAATGGTATCCCATTGGAATct caTATTCTCCACTTATGTTCAATTCGG gtGTTCACGTTGTTATGTACCTCTACTATGGATTGTCTACACTTGGACCGAATGTAGCGAAATATCTTTGGTGGAAAAAGTACTTAACGATGATTCAAATG ataCAATTCCTCATTGGGATGACTATTCAAGTAGTTTCCTATGCAACTGGATGTGGATTCATCCCGGAATGGCTCATGGTAGTTAATTTCATGTTTATCGGCATATTCTTTAtactttttggaaaattttatgttgcatCATATAAGAAAGGTCAAGAAGACAACAAAAAGGCAAAACTTAAATAG
- the LOC129796540 gene encoding 39S ribosomal protein L21, mitochondrial, giving the protein MLLNKLCSSQFRNGILRLTSSMRSLSVSTQLSSKITPEVVAAKKDLTTEGISNQKIIDRVNQQVISREEGRLFAVVHLCGKQFKVTSGDIIVVEGEWPPDAGDRVRLDKVLIVGGKDFSLIGRPIVQKDLVDVQATIIEKTLSHTRTHFRKRRRKQYQRINFARSSNTMIRINSIDIKGRVNEDIKPEPDIPRIF; this is encoded by the exons aTGTTGCTAAATAAATTGTGTAGCTCACAATTTAGAAATGGAATTTTACGTTTAACAA GTTCAATGAGATCACTGAGTGTTTCAACCCAACTTTCTTCCAAAATTACCCCGGAAGTTGTTGCGGCGAAAAAGGATTTGACCACAGAAGGGATTAGCAATCAAAAGATAATTGATAGAGTTAATCAGCAAGTAATATCCCGTGAGGAGGGTCGTCTCTTTGCTGTGGTTCACTTGTGCGGCAAACAGTTCAAAGTCACATCCGGAGATATCATTGTTGTTGAGGGCGAATGGCCACCGGATGCGGGTGATAGAGTTCGTTTGGATAAG GTACTCATTGTTGGTGGGAAAGATTTCTCATTGATCGGTCGACCGATTGTACAGAAGGACCTAGTGGATGTCCAGGCGACAATTATTGAGAAAACCCTCAGCCACACACGTACACATTTTCGAAAGAGAAGAAGGAAGCAATATCAACGAATTAACTTTGCCAGAAGTTCCAACACGATGATTCGCATTAACTCCATCGACATCAAAGGGAGAGTCAATGAAGACATCAAACCAGAGCCAGATATAcccagaatattttaa
- the LOC129796530 gene encoding uncharacterized protein LOC129796530, whose amino-acid sequence MSWKTEPHSSSQSYDFYKLASSGMEHTSYKNPGGGRRSQEHDGRRQGRRYDGDESPTERYGSKSPSRADLREYLETRKPKSWKRSVGRSMSPPGKKRYDSDDDATKDLHKQLSELKKRHKEYEADLESHPKYQEEWRKFWNRRCDELHHFGVDTDTYDFKPEWLEFWKLRLKELYDEESEPIIKAIREVKEREEDDKSWSSDEPSTVTNPLKAMLRKSPSLALEEISRAKSSRTPLLIQNMGISPDTNDDSLTITSALETITNLEEGLSRIGPKVIDLVGKSLGLIEGMDFDNFDRSKDMPNIKERLNGQLLHNKIQSVQKTFENITTILRGMTSSPNKNKKCTSDDPMSSLNDDVKQWMSIFTDVIENIEEKRVEERHFIHQSPQPSGTEHLTDAEVEALLQNYDTLSEKEKNHLIMFLKNLEKTDEERVKRLKYFFNGQVNRALSAVPDSTDDHRWKDKSRDRSRSPLRSRDRSPKRSRDRSPRMPRDRSRDKSYSRSRDRSPDWSRERSRSREWSPERSRERSRERTRERSYSIEQQRSKRPRTPSPIPEIFDNLHTLYQEQFKDPFYSDVIEAIKQPHWRAPPEVDTFIKFWKGLKIDPESGTLKLNLSGQEVFVIPDRIQRNVVQDFHRRKVGSGQLMCRSRSDTISYVKKYCFIPNYIKVINNVIDKCRFCNQKRKGRKPIVDQSGELFL is encoded by the exons ATGAGCTGGAAGACTGAACCACACTCATCTTCTCAGTCTTATGACTTCTACAAATTAGCCTCTAGTGGAATGGAGCATACGAGCTATAAG AATCCCGGTGGTGGAAGACGTTCTCAGGAACATGATGGAAGGCGTCAAGGACGTAGATATGACGGAGATGAATCGCCGACGGAGAGATATGGTTCAAAATCTCCTTCAAGAGCAGATTTGCGGGAATACTTGGAGACAAGAAAGCCAAAGTCGTGGAAGCGATCAGTGGGACGTTCTATGTCCCCTCCAGGGAAAAAGAGGTACGACTCTGATGATGATGCCACAAAGGATCTGCATAAGCAGTTATCGGAGCTGAAGAAGAGACACAAGGAGTATGAAGCTGATTTAGAATCACACCCTAAATATCAAGAGGAGTGGCGCAAGTTTTGGAATCGCCGTTGTGATGAGCTTCATCATTTCGGTGTGGATACGGATACATACGATTTTAAGCCTGAATGGTTGGAATTCTGGAAGCTGCGCTTAAAGGAACTCTACGATGAAGAAAGCGAACCGATTATTAAAGCTATACGGGAGGTAAAGGAACGCGAAGAAGATGACAAGAGCTGGAGTAGCGATGAACCATCAACGGTGACAAATCCCCTGAAGGCAATGCTAAGAAAATCACCATCACTTGCACTGGAGGAGATTTCACGTGCCAAAAGTTCAAGGACTCCCTTATTGATCCAAAACATGGGAATTTCGCCGGATACCAATGATGACTCTCTTACGATCACATCAGCTCTGGAAACCATCACAAACCTCGAGGAGGGACTCAGTCGAATTGGACCAAAAGTAATTGATTTGGTCGGGAAAAGCCTTGGGCTCATTGAGGGGATGGATTTTGACAATTTCGACCGTTCAAAGGATATGCCTAATATAAAAGAGCGTCTCAATGGGCAGCTTTTGCACAACAAAATTCAATCTGTGCAGAAAACATTTGAAAACATTACCACCATACTCAGGGGCATGACAAGTAGcccaaataaaaataagaaatgtaCTTCAGACGATCCCATGAGCTCATTGAATGATGATGTGAAGCAGTGGATGTCCATCTTCACAGATGTTATTGAGAACATCGAAGAGAAGCGTGTGGAAGAGAGACATTTTATTCATCAGTCGCCTCAGCCCTCAGGCACGGAGCACCTCACGGATGCTGAAGTGGAAGCTCTTCTTCAAAACTATGATACATTGTcggaaaaggagaaaaatcatCTCATTATGTTTCTCAAGAACCTCGAGAAGACGGATGAGGAGCGGGTGAAGCGACTCAAATACTTTTTCAATGGACAAGTAAATCGAGCTCTTTCCGCCGTTCCTGATTCCACTGATGATCATCGTTGGAAAGATAAATCACGCGATAGATCACGGAGTCCTCTGCGGTCTCGTGATCGTTCGCCAAAGAGGTCTCGTGACCGCTCACCTAGGATGCCCCGTGACAGGTCACGCGATAAATCCTATTCTCGTTCACGAGATAGATCACCGGATTGGTCACGCGAACGATCAAGATCACGCGAATGGTCTCCCGAACGTTCTCGTGAACGATCACGCGAAAGAACACGCGAGAGATCGTATTCTATTGAGCAGCAACGTTCAAAGCGTCCACGCACTCCATCACCCATTCCGGAAATCTTTGATAATCTTCATACGCTGTACCAGGAGCAGTTCAAAGATCCCTTCTATTCGGATGTCATTGAGGCCATCAAGCAGCCACATTGGCGAGCACCACCTGAAGTGGATACATTTATAAAGTTCTGGAAGGGACTTAAAATTGATCCGGAATCTGGGACACTGAAATTAAATCTGAGTGGTCAGGAGGTATTTGTGATTCCGGATCGGATTCAACGGAATGTCGTTCAGGATTTCCACCGGAGGAAAGTGGGATCAGGCCAGTTGATGTGCCGTTCGCGTTCAGATACCATCTCGTACGTGAAGAAGTATTGCTTCATCCCTAACTACATAAAAGTCATCAACAATGTTATCGACAAGTGCAGGTTCTGCAATCAGAAGAGAAA
- the LOC129796537 gene encoding BTB/POZ domain-containing protein 3-like yields the protein MTNWRDEFATPGERLASLKCKSILSDMTFIVGPDETHIPGHRFVLSLVSPTFESCDKEIRIADFQVGVFMEFLDYIYSGEVTLSDGTVLEILKLAHRYSINFLVRDCVNFLRRNIKVANVLLCLELGINLDVKDLTFECLDVIADFTLAVMQQEAFLAITRETLRHILELEITICTEYEIFQGAMRWAEAECNRQNIESNNENKREVLGDLMDLIRFTAIESDYEDELCNMMQQFSAKATTKTRSLSSALPTFFDYGHVKLTILTPLDRIHLTPETVRDCSLELRSNQVLSIFGFGVIVETGVELTGHAEMSYFYDGVWVDLKKEVNVSVGCRWKFGAKHEIVFLLLKEKLTMALSNYIYRIILHNQAASLTQVLGDKFNETMPIISSSEGEDGTIIFDRHDGNYIPMILVQQQKFT from the exons ATGACCAATTGGAGAGATGAATTTGCAACTCCGGGTGAACGTCTTGCTTCACTCAAATGCAAATCAATCCTGTCTGATATGACGTTCATTGTGGGACCCGATGAAACCCATATTCCTGGACATCGCTTTGTATTGAGCCTCGTGAGTCCAACCTTTGAGTCATGTGACAAAGAAATCCGTATCGCGGATTTCCAGGTGGGAGTTTTTATGGAATTTCTGGATTACATCTATTCGGGAGAAGTCACCCTATCCGATGGTACTGTTTTGGAGATTCTTAAGTTGGCACATAGATATTCAATCAACTTCCTCGTGCGTGACTGCGTGAACTTCCTCAGGAGAAACATCAAGGTGGCAAATGTTCTTCTATGCCTGGAGCTTGGAATTAATTTGGATGTAAAGGATCTAACGTTTGAATGCTTGGACGTGATTGCGGATTTTACATTGGCTGTTATGCAACAGGAAGCCTTCTTGGCGATAACACGTGAAACTCTACGTCACATTTTGGAGCTTGAA ataaCCATCTGCACCGAATATGAAATATTCCAAGGTGCTATGCGATGGGCAGAGGCTGAATGCAATCGACAGAATATTGAGAGCAATAATGAGAACAAGAGAGAAGTCTTGGGTGATCTAATGGATCTTATTCGGTTCACTGCCATTGAGTCTGACTATGAGGATGAGTTGTGCAATATGATGCAGCAATTTTCAGCTAAAGCAACCACCAAAACACGCTCCTTGTCATCTGCCTTGCCAACTTTCTTTGACTATGGCCACGTAAAATTAACCATCCTCACACCACTTGATCGCATTCATCTCACACCAGAAACTGTACGGGATTGTAGCCTGGAGTTGAGATCCAATCAAGTGCTGAGTATCTTTGGATTTGGAGTGATTGTTGAGACAGGAGTTGAGCTCACAGGACACGCAGAGATGTCCTATTTCTATGATGGGGTGTGGGTGGACCTCAAGAAAGAAGTCAATGTATCCGTGGGATGTCGCTGGAAATTTGGTGCTAAGcatgaaattgtttttctcttgCTCAAGGAAAAACTAACAATGGCCCTCAGCAACTACATCTACCGCATCATTCTACACAATCAGGCAGCATCTTTAACTCAAGTTCTCGGCGATAAGTTCAATGAAACAATGCCAATTATATCATCATCAGAAGGAGAGGATGGAACGATAATTTTTGATCGTCATGATGGCAACTACATCCCCATGATCCTCGTGCAACAGCAAAAATTTACGTGA